In Bactrocera oleae isolate idBacOlea1 chromosome 5, idBacOlea1, whole genome shotgun sequence, a genomic segment contains:
- the Ocrl gene encoding type II inositol 1,4,5-trisphosphate 5-phosphatase: MNTDPAMTSKSTTLSSLNSIPTISAAVSSSGLIGSGVTDNDMRDGEISLNTIEIVQRKFKDNEKVLSIFEAYQIIGQEHRSRLLALVVSVVGGTYAVFSLATARLPPRNVNDLSIDKIFALNETFQMCCDKKGSISQLQFDLKTADETAVKYFYYPIITAEGASDFETFHAQIISAKFSMTHSTAATESILSYSWLNDYRQIGEVKQELKRRENEYIVFKDFIVYCGTWNVNNKPYSDSPLHLWLSNGDQPADIYAIALQELDTSAKAITFSENRPDPMWISKMLSSLHKNGEYEELTSVRLVGMMLTIIIRKQLRPYIARCRVKTVARGVFNTLGNKGGVAVSIQLNEGNLCFVNSHLAAHMAFIEARNEDYAGIVRGLVFDDDLKRTINDHDHIFWIGDLNYRIEEPPGLQLPCNRASPNAYDVLMKYDQLRIEMGKGNCFDGYSEGRIKFRPTYKYDVGTDNFDSSEKQRAPAYCDRVLWKGVRIEQLAYNSIMDIRQSDHKPVYAIFRIKIKTKDEKRYKRIHEEVLKLVDKRENENQPQISVDKTVLDFGVVHFNELAVCDFTVSNNCPMPVEFMFKIKDPPLNDICEKWLQVEPRAETLMTDSTKRVRVKLLADVRSITGLLKKIRTTNWKFDFDILILHVKNGPDMFLTVTGEYKPSCFGLSVETLCRTNQPLNTYTQAQIKNLMNDDSPEFRVTMPREFFFLIDFLHKQGDKVEGAFETLEYKHARSLQFNVIRDWLDTWSSEEFPGTPLAAAEALLMLLDLPEKPLLDPFVEDLLQTNTAAEAMELISLLSSPRRNVFVHLCMFLRQGIERQYYNLQHVASVFGRVLLRSTAHAGRDFYRETRCRDFMHRFISSDIGGTLSTGTADSSGMSGVDGSASGGSSNDGGGGGGDGSNTARINAIN, from the exons ATGAACACTGATCCGGCCATGACGTCGAAGTCAACAACGCTATCGTCGTTAAATAGTATACCAACGATATCGGCGGCCGTTTCCAGCTCAGGATTAATAGGAAGTGGAGTCACAGATAATGACATGAGAGATGGAGAAATATCTTTAAATACAATTGAAATAGTGCAACGAAAATTCAAGGACAACGAAAAAGTCTTATCG atTTTCGAAGCCTATCAAATCATTGGACAAGAGCATCGAAGTCGCTTATTGGCGTTAGTAGTCTCAGTGGTAGGCGGCACCTACGCAGTTTTCTCACTTGCAACAGCGCGCTTACCGCCACGCAACGTCAATGACTTGTCTATTGATAAGATTTTCGCGTTAAATGAAACTTTTCAAATGTGTTGTG ATAAAAAGGGTTCCATATCGCAATTGCAATTCGATCTAAAAACAGCCGATGAGACGGCCGTGAAATATTTCTACTACCCAATCATAACAGCCGAGGGCGCATCTGATTTCGAAACATTTCATGCGCAAATCATATCAGCTAAATTTTCAATGACACACTCAACCGCGGCCACGGAATCGATTTTGAGTTATAGCTGGCTTAACGATTACCGACAAATCGGCGAAGTAAAGCAAGAATTGAAACGACGTGAAAATGAATATATTGTTTTCAAGGATTTTAT tgtgTATTGCGGCACTtggaatgtaaataataaaccaTATAGTGACAGTCCATTGCACTTGTGGCTATCAAATGGCGACCAACCAGCCGACATATATGCCATTGCGCTACAAGAGCTGGATACATCAGCCAAAGCCATAACTTTCAGCGAAAATCGCCCTGACCCCATGTGGAT AAGTAAAATGTTGTCAAGTCTACACAAAAATGGCGAATACGAGGAGTTAACTAGCGTGCGTCTAGTAGGCATGATGTTAACAATTATCATACGTAAACAATTGCGGCCATATATAGCGCGTTGTCGTGTCAAGACAGTTGCGCGCGGCGTTTTCAACACACTGGGCAATAAAGGTGGTGTTGCGGTGAGCATACAACTGAATGAAGGAAATCTCTGCTTTGTTAACTCACATTTAGCGGCTCACATGGCTTTCATTGAGGCACGTAATGAAGATTATGCGGGTATCGTACGTGGTTTAGTTTTCGATGATGATCTTAAACGTACCATTAACGATCATGA CCACATCTTTTGGATTGGTGACTTAAATTATCGCATTGAAGAGCCGCCTGGCTTGCAATTGCCATGTAATCGCGCTTCACCAAACGCTTACGATGTACTTATGAAGTATGATCAGTTGCGCATTGAAATGGGTAAAGGCAACTGCTTTGATGGTTACAGTGAAGGACGTATCAAATTTCGACCCACCTACAAGTATGATGTAGGCACAGACAATTTTGACAGCAG TGAGAAACAACGTGCGCCAGCATACTGTGATCGCGTGCTCTGGAAGGGTGTACGCATTGAGCAGTTGGCTTACAATAGCATTATGGATATACGGCAGAGTGATCACAAGCCTGTTTATGCAATATTTcgtataaaaatcaaaacaaaagatGAGAAGCGTTACAAACGCATACACGAGGAAGTCTTGAAGCTGGTTGATAAACGTGAAAATGAGAATCAACCACAAATCAGTGTCGATAAAACCGTGCTCGATTTCGGTGTCGTACATTTCAACGAACTGGCCGTTTGTGATTTCACTGTCTCGAATAACTGTCCAATGCCAGTGGAATTTATGTTCAAAATCAAAGACCCACCTTTAAATGATATATGTGAAAAGTGGTTGCAAGTCGAACCGCGCGCCGAAACACTAATGACCGATAGCACCAAACGTGTGCGTGTCAAGTTGCTGGCAGATGTGCGTTCGATAACGGGTTTGTTGAAAAAGATACGCACGACCAATTGGAAATTCGATTTCGACATATTAATATTGCATGTAAAAAATGGACCAGATATGTTTTTAACAGTCACCGGTGAATACAAGCCTAGTTGTTTTGGTCTTTCGGTGGAAACGCTTTGTCGCACCAATCAACCGCTCAACACGTATACGCAAGCACAGATTAAAAATTTG ATGAACGATGACTCACCGGAATTCCGTGTAACAATGCCACGCGAGTTTTTCTTTCTTATCGACTTTCTACACAAGCAAGGCGATAAAGTGGAGGGTGCTTTCGAAACATTGGAATATAAACATGCGCGCAGCTTGCAATTTAATGTTATACGCGACTGGTTGGACACGTGGTCGAGCGAGGAATTTC CCGGTACACCACTGGCAGCTGCTGAAGCGCTACTCATGCTATTAGACTTGCCCGAGAAGCCATTACTGGATCCGTTTGTCGAAGATTTACTGCAAACAAATACGGCCGCTGAAGCCATGGAGTTGATATCATTGCTGAGCTCACCACGTCGCAATGTCTTCGTGCATTTATGCATGTTTCTACGCCAAGGCATAGAGCGGCAGTACTATAATTTACAGCACGtcg CCAGCGTTTTTGGGCGTGTATTGCTGCGCAGCACTGCACACGCAGGTCGCGATTTTTATCGTGAGACGCGCTGTCGCGATTTCATGCATCGTTTCATATCCAGCGACATTGGTGGCACATTGTCGACAGGTACTGCCGATAGCAGCGGTATGAGCGGCGTAGACGGTAGCGCTAGTGGCGGTAGCAGTAATGACGGCGGCGGTGGCGGTGGCGATGGCAGTAATACTGCTCGTATTAatgcaattaattaa
- the Top1 gene encoding DNA topoisomerase 1, with protein sequence MSVDVAPENDIKTQNGSSELVQVNGVSNGHHSSSSSSKHKSSSKDKHRDRDRDHKSSSSSSKDHKSSSRDKDKHHSSSSSSSKDKHRDKERDGKHSSSSSSSHRDKDRDKDKDRHKSSSSSSSSHHKSSSKDKERKDKDRERKESGSSSSSKDKDKERDRHHKSSSSSSSSTRDKDKDRHRSSSSSSKHKHSSSSSSKSSSGDKSKLLDGEFIKPEPISQPLIDSQSNGYNTDFVALRPEPVGNDYMDESNTGFENSQNGKDGYEEKPDIKMEEQNINISQASSCDYSMSQFKEDEPSFVVKEEASADEDSMFKQERENQEYEDDEEDVPLAMRKTNTKTITPIAEDEDDEEDIPLAKRKIKAELEEYDDEDVPLLARKKAKKESSSGKSKNKKKRVKEEEEEEYGESKPKKKKTKKTEQHTQVKQETVSPTKRKKKDEEEEEVWRWWEEEKREDGVKWNTLEHKGPVFAPPYERVPKHVRFYYDGKPMELSSETEEAATFYAKMLNHDYCTKQIFNDNFFKDFRKSMTSKEREIIRDFNKCNFEEMFRYFTAESEKRKSATKEEKLAKKLENEALIKEYGICIIDGHKEKIGNFRLEPPGLFRGRGEHPKMGMIKRRIQAEDVSINCGKDSKIPPPPPGHRWKEVRHDNTVTWLASWTENVQGQVKYIMLNPSSKLKGEKDHVKYETARRLAKSIDKIRATYRDEWKSKEMRVRQRAVALYFIDKLALRAGNEKDEDQADTVGCCSLRVEHVKLEKQLNGKENVVVFDFLGKDSIRYYNEVEVEKRVFKNLELFLENKKEGDDLFDRLNTQVLNEHLKELMEGLTAKVFRTYNASITLQNQLDLLTEESMSPAEKLLAYNRANRAVAILCNHQRSVPKGHEKSMENLKEKIRQKREMIDETESDYHDLKRAAKRGSVKERVMADKKAKTLERLKEQLKKLELQETDRDENKTIALGTSKLNYLDPRITVAWCKKHGVPIEKIFNKTQRNKFMWAIHMADENYRF encoded by the exons gacATCAAGACGCAGAATGGGTCATCTGAACTGGTGCAAGTGAATGGTGTCAGTAATGGTCATCACAGTAGTAGCAGCAGCAGTAAACATAAATCCTCTAGTAAGGATAAACATCGCGATCGCGATCGTGATCACAAAAGTTCAAGCTCAAGTTCCAAGGATCACAAGAGCAGCAGTCG cgATAAAGATAAACACCATAGCAGTTCATCGTCCAGTAGTAAAGATAAACATCGGGATAAAGAACGCGATGGCAAGCATAGCTCTAGTTCAAGTTCGAGCCATCGTGATAAGGACCGTGATAAGGATAAAGATAGACACAAATCATCATCGTCATCGAGCTCTAGCCATCATAAAAGCTCTTCAAAAGATAAGGAACGCAAAGATAAAGATCGCGAGCGCAAAGAAAGCGGTAGCTCCTCATCGAGCAAAGATAAAGACAAGGAACGAGATCGCCACCACAAATCGTCTTCATCGTCATCATCTAGCACACGTGATAAGGATAAGGATCGCCATCGGAGTTCGTCGTCATCTTCGAAACACAAACATTCCAGCTCTAGTTCTTCAAAATCTTCATCCGGTgacaaatcaaaattattagaTGGAGAATTCATTAAACCAGAGCCGATCTCACAACCTTTAATTGATTCACAGTCAAATGGTTATAATACTGATTTTGTAGCACTTAGACCCGAACCAGTTGGTAACGACTATATGGACGAATCGAATACCGGTTTCGAAAATAGTCAAAATGGCAAGGATGGTTATGAAGAAAAGCCAGACATTAAAATGGaagaacaaaatattaatatttcacaGGCTAGCTCATGTGATTATTCGATGTCACAATTTAAAGAGGATGAGCCTTCATTTGTCGTAAAAGAGGAGGCCAGTGCTGACGAAGATAGTATGTTCAAACAGGAGCGGGAAAATCAAGAGTACGAGGACGACGAGGAAGATGTCCCTTTGGCTATGCGTAAGACAAATACTAAAACCATTACTCCCATTGCTGAGGACGAGGATGATGAGGAGGATATACCACTAGCTAAACGTAAAATAAAAGCAGAGTTGGAAGAATATGACGATGAGGATGTGCCATTATTGGCAAGAAAGAAGGCTAAGAAAGAGTCGTCATCAGGGAAGTCCAAGAATAAAAAGAAACGTGTCAAggaagaggaagaagaagagTATGGAGAGTCTAAGCCCAAGAAGAAAAAGACCAAGAAG ACCGAGCAACATACACAAGTTAAACAGGAGACTGTTTCGCCAACTAAACGCAAGAAGAaggatgaagaagaagaagaagtttgGAGATG gtGGGAAGAAGAAAAGCGTGAAGATGGTGTAAAGTGGAATACGTTAGAACATAAAGGTCCCGTTTTTGCGCCACCCTATGAACGTGTGCCGAAGCATGTACGTTTCTATTACGACGGCAAACCCATGGAATTGTCTTCAGAGACTGAGGAGGCAGCAACATTCTATGCAAAAATGTTAAATCACGATTATTgcacaaaacaaatatttaatgataatttcttcaaagattttCGCAAGAGTATGACATCGAAAGAACGTGAAATAATCAGAGACTTTAATAAGTGCAATTTTGAGGAAATGTTCAGATATTTCACCGCAGAATCCGAAAAACGTAAAAGTGCTACAAAAGAGGAGAAACTGGCTAAAAAGTTGGAAAACGAAGCATTAATAAAGGAGTACGGTATATGCATCATTGATGGCCACAAGGAAAAAATAGGCAATTTTAGATTGGAACCGCCAGGACTGTTTCGCGGTCGTGGCGAACATCCAAAAATGGGTATGATTAAACGTCGCATACAAGCGGAAGATGTGTCTATTAACTGTGGCAAAGATTCGAAAATTCCACCGCCACCACCGGGTCACCGGTGGAAGGAGGTGCGTCATGATAACACAGTAACATGGTTGGCATCTTGGACAGAGAATGTGCAAGGCCAAGTCAAGTATATTATGTTGAATCCCTCGTCTAAGTTAAAGGGTGAAAAGGATCACGTAAAATATGAAACTGCCCGACGTTTAGCTAAATCTATAGATAAGATACGTGCCACATATCGTGATGAATGGAAATCAAAAGAGATGCGTGTCCGCCAACGCGCCGTCGCTTTATATTTCATTGATAAATTGGCTCTAAGAGCTGGTAATGAAAAGGACGAAGATCAAGCTGATACCGTAGGTTGTTGTTCGCTTCGCGTTGAGCACGTTAAAttagaaaaacaattaaatgGTAAAGAGAATGTTGTCGTATTTGATTTTCTGGGTAAAGATTCAATTCGCTACTACAACGAAGTTGAGGTTGAAAAACGAGTATTTAAAAATCTAGaactatttttggaaaataaaaaggaaGGTGACGATCTGTTTGACCGTCTTAACACGCAAGTGCTCAATGAACATTTAAAGGAGCTTATGGAAG gaCTCACTGCCAAAGTGTTCCGTACCTACAACGCCTCAATTACATTACAAAACCAGTTGGATTTACTTACCGAAGAAAGTATGTCGCCTGCGGAGAAGTTACTTGCCTATAACCGCGCTAATCGTGCAGTAGCCATATTATGTAACCATCAACGTTCAGTACCGAAGGGGCATGAAAAGTCAATGGAGAACTTGAAGGAGAAGATACGTCAGAAACGCGAGATGATTGATGAAACCGAGTCGGATTATCAt GATCTTAAAAGAGCTGCCAAGCGTGGATCGGTAAAAGAACGTGTTATGGCTGACAAGAAGGCAAAGACGTTGGAAAGATTAAAAGAGCAGCTAAAGAAATTAGAATTACAAGAGACTGATAGGGATGAGAATAAGACGATTGCATTGGGCACCTCTAAGTTGAACTATTTAGATCCACGTATTACTGTCGCATG GTGCAAGAAGCATGGAGTGCCAATTGAGAAAATCTTCAATAAAACTCAAAGAAATAAATTCATGTGGGCTATACATATGGCTGATGAAAATTATCGCTTCTAA